Proteins encoded together in one Pseudomonas sp. TCU-HL1 window:
- a CDS encoding ABC transporter permease yields MNLSWIADYAHLLLDGLGTTLLLLLISAVLGFVLALGVALARMSRNPLISKLALAYTSVIRGTPLLVQIYIFYYGVGSLFAQFPLIRGSFLWPYLRDGFWYIVLALVLSVGAYVGEVIRGGMKSVPRGELEAAAAFGMHRRLVLVRVWLPRAIRLLLPTLAGEMVLLLKSTALASTVAVVDLLGAANVVRAQTFQIYQPLLLVAGIYICLTFVIEAGAARVERRSMFRRAA; encoded by the coding sequence ATGAACCTGAGCTGGATCGCCGACTACGCCCACCTGCTGCTCGACGGGCTGGGTACCACCTTGCTGCTCTTGCTGATCTCCGCCGTGCTGGGCTTCGTCCTGGCGCTGGGGGTGGCGCTGGCGCGAATGTCGCGCAACCCGCTGATCTCCAAGCTTGCGCTGGCCTACACCAGCGTGATTCGCGGTACGCCGCTGCTGGTGCAGATCTACATCTTCTACTACGGCGTGGGCAGCCTGTTCGCCCAGTTCCCGCTGATTCGCGGCAGCTTCCTCTGGCCCTACCTGCGTGATGGCTTCTGGTACATCGTGCTGGCGCTGGTGCTTTCGGTCGGCGCTTATGTGGGCGAGGTGATCCGCGGCGGCATGAAGTCGGTGCCGCGCGGTGAGCTGGAAGCCGCCGCGGCCTTCGGCATGCATCGTCGGCTGGTGCTGGTGCGGGTCTGGCTGCCTCGGGCGATCCGCCTGCTGCTGCCGACCCTGGCTGGGGAGATGGTGCTGTTGCTGAAGTCCACCGCGTTGGCCTCCACCGTGGCGGTGGTGGACCTCCTGGGTGCGGCCAACGTGGTGCGTGCCCAGACCTTCCAGATCTACCAGCCGTTGCTGCTGGTCGCGGGGATCTACATCTGCCTGACCTTCGTCATCGAGGCAGGGGCCGCGCGGGTGGAGCGGCGAAGCATGTTCCGCCGCGCTGCCTAG
- a CDS encoding TetR/AcrR family transcriptional regulator — MDTPRERQPRTHPDERREHLVRATLKCLVAEGHAGISVRRIAKEANVAVGLINHYFGSIDALVAQAYETLATEVNQVLQDRVNAAGDDPAARLEAFLTNYFSPVTLDPDLLSPWVVFWSLIRHSPQVNEAHERTYGRTLRMLEVLLSDLSRKEGFAIAKPRLAAIGLSALLDGLWLEWCLNPANFSAGEGLEISRRWIASLRDGAYA; from the coding sequence GTGGACACCCCCCGCGAACGACAACCCAGAACCCACCCCGATGAGCGCCGCGAGCACCTCGTCCGGGCCACACTGAAATGCCTCGTCGCGGAGGGGCACGCGGGGATTTCCGTCCGCCGCATCGCCAAGGAAGCCAACGTTGCCGTCGGCCTGATCAATCACTATTTCGGCAGCATCGACGCGTTGGTGGCGCAGGCCTACGAGACGCTCGCCACCGAGGTGAACCAAGTCCTGCAGGACCGGGTCAACGCCGCCGGTGACGACCCGGCAGCGCGCCTGGAAGCCTTTCTTACCAACTACTTCTCCCCGGTGACCCTGGATCCGGACCTGCTCAGCCCCTGGGTAGTGTTCTGGAGCCTGATCCGCCACTCGCCGCAGGTGAACGAGGCCCACGAGCGCACCTACGGCCGCACGCTGCGGATGCTGGAAGTGCTGCTGTCCGACCTGTCACGCAAGGAAGGCTTCGCCATCGCCAAGCCACGCCTGGCAGCCATCGGCCTCTCCGCACTGCTGGACGGTCTGTGGCTGGAGTGGTGCCTGAACCCGGCCAACTTCAGCGCCGGTGAGGGACTGGAAATCAGCCGACGCTGGATCGCCAGCCTGCGCGACGGCGCCTACGCCTGA
- a CDS encoding type III PLP-dependent enzyme has product MSIKVEDYFSPETFQRMKAFADKQETPFVVIDKQTIADSYDQLVSCFPFAKVYYAVKANPATEITELLRDKGSNFDIASIYELDKVMKTGVGPERISYGNTIKKARDIRYFYEKGVRLFATDSEADLRNIAKAAPGAKVYVRILTEGSTSADWPLSRKFGCNPDMALDLLILAKQLGLVPYGVSFHVGSQQRDIDVWDAAIAKVKVIFERLKEEDGITLQMINMGGGFPANYIQRTNSLETYAEEIIRFLKEDFGDELPEIILEPGRSLIANAGILVSEVVLVARKSRTAVERWIYTDVGKFSGLIETMDEAIKFPIWVEKKGEMEEVVIAGPTCDSADIMYENYKYGLPLNLAAEDRLYWLSTGAYTTSYSAVEFNGFPPLKAFYL; this is encoded by the coding sequence ATGTCGATCAAGGTCGAAGACTATTTCTCGCCCGAAACTTTCCAGCGCATGAAGGCGTTCGCCGACAAGCAAGAAACCCCCTTCGTGGTGATCGACAAGCAGACCATCGCTGATTCCTACGACCAGCTGGTGAGCTGCTTCCCCTTCGCCAAGGTCTACTACGCGGTGAAGGCCAACCCGGCCACCGAGATCACCGAACTGCTGCGCGACAAGGGTTCCAACTTCGATATCGCCTCCATCTATGAGCTGGACAAGGTGATGAAGACCGGCGTTGGCCCGGAGCGCATCAGCTACGGCAACACCATCAAGAAAGCCCGCGACATCCGTTACTTCTATGAGAAGGGCGTGCGCCTGTTCGCCACCGACTCCGAAGCCGACCTGCGCAACATCGCCAAGGCCGCTCCGGGCGCCAAGGTCTATGTGCGCATCCTCACCGAAGGCTCCACCTCGGCCGACTGGCCGCTGTCGCGCAAGTTCGGCTGCAACCCGGACATGGCCCTGGACCTGCTGATCCTCGCCAAGCAACTGGGCCTGGTGCCTTACGGCGTGTCTTTCCACGTCGGTTCCCAGCAGCGCGACATCGACGTCTGGGACGCCGCTATTGCCAAGGTAAAGGTGATCTTCGAGCGCCTGAAGGAAGAAGACGGCATCACCCTGCAGATGATCAACATGGGTGGCGGCTTCCCGGCCAACTACATCCAGCGCACCAACAGCCTGGAAACCTACGCCGAGGAAATCATCCGCTTCCTCAAAGAGGATTTCGGCGACGAACTGCCGGAAATCATCCTGGAACCGGGCCGTTCCCTGATCGCCAACGCCGGCATCCTGGTCAGCGAAGTCGTGCTGGTGGCGCGCAAGTCCCGCACCGCTGTCGAGCGCTGGATCTACACCGACGTGGGCAAGTTCTCCGGTCTGATTGAAACCATGGACGAGGCCATCAAGTTCCCGATCTGGGTCGAGAAGAAGGGTGAGATGGAAGAAGTGGTGATCGCCGGCCCTACCTGCGACAGCGCCGACATCATGTACGAGAACTACAAGTACGGCCTGCCGCTGAACCTGGCCGCCGAAGATCGTCTCTACTGGCTGTCCACCGGCGCGTACACCACCAGCTACAGCGCGGTGGAATTCAACGGCTTCCCGCCGCTGAAGGCCTTCTACCTGTAA
- a CDS encoding alpha-hydroxy acid oxidase, producing MTAPIPAEIVAVADYEAFARERMTPQAWAYLSGGAADEQTLADNLAAFQRTRVLNRVLEGLDGGHTCSTLCGLDLDYPILLAPVAFQQLAHPEGELASVLGASAMGAPMVVSTQASISLEAIAQAAQAPLWFQLYIQPDREFTRELVRRAETAGYRALVVTVDAPVNGVRNREQRAGFVLPEGIEAVNLRGMRSLPPSIAQPGASPLFGSPLLAHAPTWKELEWLQSLTRLPVLVKGVMNPKDAERAVAQGVAGIVVSNHGGRTLDGLPATLDVLPSVAHAVAGRVPVLLDGGIRRGTDVLKALALGASAVMVGRPYVQALAVAGASGVAHVLHLLRTELEVAMALTGCRNLEAIDSSLIWR from the coding sequence GTGACTGCTCCCATTCCTGCCGAGATCGTCGCCGTTGCCGACTACGAAGCCTTTGCCCGTGAGCGTATGACGCCGCAGGCCTGGGCTTACTTGTCCGGGGGGGCGGCGGACGAGCAGACCCTGGCCGACAACCTAGCCGCCTTTCAGCGGACGCGCGTGCTCAATCGGGTGCTGGAAGGCCTCGACGGCGGCCATACGTGTTCGACGCTCTGCGGGCTCGACCTGGACTATCCCATTCTCCTGGCCCCCGTGGCTTTCCAGCAGCTGGCGCACCCGGAGGGCGAACTGGCCAGCGTGCTGGGCGCATCGGCCATGGGAGCACCCATGGTGGTCAGTACACAGGCCAGCATCAGCCTGGAAGCCATCGCCCAGGCCGCGCAGGCGCCGCTTTGGTTCCAGCTGTATATACAGCCGGACCGCGAGTTCACCCGCGAACTGGTCCGGCGCGCTGAAACGGCGGGCTACCGGGCGCTGGTAGTGACGGTGGATGCTCCGGTGAATGGCGTGCGCAATCGCGAGCAGCGTGCTGGCTTCGTCCTGCCCGAGGGTATCGAGGCGGTCAACCTGAGGGGCATGCGCAGCCTGCCGCCCAGCATTGCCCAGCCGGGCGCCAGCCCACTGTTTGGCAGTCCGTTGCTGGCCCATGCGCCAACCTGGAAGGAGCTGGAGTGGTTGCAGTCGCTGACCCGGCTGCCCGTGCTGGTCAAAGGCGTGATGAATCCGAAGGACGCGGAGCGGGCGGTGGCACAAGGCGTCGCCGGTATCGTTGTTTCCAATCACGGTGGCCGCACACTGGACGGCCTGCCGGCGACCCTCGATGTGCTGCCGTCCGTGGCGCACGCGGTTGCCGGTCGAGTGCCGGTGCTGCTGGATGGGGGCATCCGTCGTGGCACGGATGTGCTCAAGGCCCTCGCCTTGGGGGCCAGCGCAGTGATGGTCGGCCGGCCCTACGTTCAAGCCCTGGCCGTGGCAGGCGCTTCGGGCGTGGCTCATGTGCTGCACCTGCTGCGTACCGAGTTGGAAGTCGCCATGGCCCTGACCGGGTGCCGGAACCTGGAGGCTATCGATTCATCGTTGATCTGGCGCTAG
- a CDS encoding 5-oxoprolinase subunit PxpA: MNRRILLNCDMGESFGAWRMGDDEHAMPLVDQANLACGFHAADPLTMQRTVELALRHGVRIGAHPAYPDLAGFGRRHMACSPEEVRAQVLYQIGALEAFCRAVGTQVAYVKPHGALYNDLVRDDALLAAVLDACASYRKGLPLMVLALADNSRELQLADAADVPLMFEAFADRAYLSDGQLTPRRMAGAVHHDPERILDQALAIAAGEPFPDIDGKSLRLTADSLCVHGDNPESLAVLRRLRGKLDAL; the protein is encoded by the coding sequence ATGAACAGACGAATCCTGCTGAACTGCGACATGGGTGAAAGCTTCGGCGCCTGGCGGATGGGCGACGACGAGCACGCCATGCCGCTGGTGGACCAAGCGAATCTCGCCTGCGGCTTCCACGCCGCCGACCCCCTGACCATGCAGCGCACCGTCGAGCTGGCGCTGCGTCACGGTGTGCGCATCGGCGCCCATCCGGCTTATCCGGATCTCGCCGGGTTCGGCCGGCGCCACATGGCCTGCTCGCCGGAAGAGGTCCGAGCCCAGGTGCTCTACCAGATCGGCGCCCTGGAGGCCTTCTGCCGTGCGGTCGGCACCCAGGTGGCCTATGTGAAGCCCCATGGCGCCCTGTACAACGACCTGGTGCGGGATGACGCACTGCTGGCCGCCGTACTTGATGCCTGCGCCAGCTATCGCAAGGGCCTGCCGCTGATGGTCCTGGCCCTGGCCGATAACAGCCGCGAGTTGCAACTGGCAGACGCCGCCGACGTGCCGTTGATGTTCGAGGCCTTCGCCGACCGTGCCTATCTCTCCGACGGTCAACTGACACCCCGGCGCATGGCCGGGGCCGTGCACCATGACCCGGAGCGTATCCTCGACCAGGCCCTGGCCATCGCTGCCGGCGAACCCTTCCCGGATATCGATGGCAAGTCGCTGCGGCTTACCGCTGACAGTCTCTGCGTGCATGGCGACAACCCTGAATCCCTGGCGGTATTGCGCCGTCTGCGAGGCAAGCTGGACGCCCTATGA
- a CDS encoding PepSY domain-containing protein produces the protein MKKTLFQLHWLFGISAGLVLALMGITGAAYSFQEEILRLLNPETLTVEVRDSGVLPPAELVSKIEAAEGKKVSGLWIETHSDHAARVFFTPPPGERRGPMRYFDPYTGELLGQPAGQQFFGLMLQLHRFLAMGEFGKQITAACTLILIFFCLSGLYMRWPRKATSWRAWLTLDWSRKGRSFNWDLHAVAGTWCLVFYLLAALTGLFWSYEWYRDGLNRLLSDAPAGQQGKPGERRGRPGAEPPSGPPLVVDYDAVWNSIRETAGPTLSAYNLRLPLVGGKPAQVFYLLEDADHPRALNQIVLDPASGKVTRSDRYTDKSFKAQLLTSIYALHVGEYFGLPGRILVMLASLSMPLFFVTGWLLYLDRRRKKRAIKAARDGLSEHGGKDSWLIGFASQSGLAEQLAWQSAGQLQAAGLPVRVEPLAALDSGTLAEARNALFVVSTFGDGEAPDNARGFERKVLGQASQLAGLRFAVLALGDRQYEQFCGFGRRLQAWLKGQGASQLFAPVEVDNGDSGALQQWQQQLAQVSGSAALTPWSGPAFETWTLDSREHLNPGSQGESTWMLRLRAPASSQVDWQAGDLVEILPRQAEPRIQAWLDQHHLDGDAQVELDGQRQSLRQALAGRLLPNSFEHLVGLHPQALVQALIGLSVRQYSIASLASDGALELIVRQEQHADGSLGIASGWLTHYLPEGAAVPLRLRRNSRFHLVDEDGPLIFIGNGTGLAGLRSLLKAAIAEGRNRNWLLFGERNQAHDFYCREELQGWLAKGELQRLDLAFSRDQAEKVYVQDRLREAADELRTWLDDGAVIYVCGSLQGMAEGVDQALRDILGADALQQLGDEGRYRRDVY, from the coding sequence TTGAAGAAGACCCTGTTCCAGCTGCACTGGCTGTTCGGTATCAGTGCCGGGCTGGTTCTGGCCCTCATGGGCATCACCGGGGCCGCCTACAGTTTCCAGGAGGAAATCCTCCGCCTGCTCAATCCTGAAACCCTGACGGTCGAGGTGCGCGACAGCGGGGTTCTGCCGCCGGCCGAGTTGGTGAGCAAGATCGAGGCAGCTGAAGGCAAGAAGGTCTCCGGCCTCTGGATAGAGACCCACAGCGACCACGCCGCCCGTGTCTTCTTCACGCCACCGCCGGGCGAGCGTCGTGGTCCCATGCGTTACTTCGACCCCTACACCGGCGAACTCCTGGGCCAACCGGCGGGCCAGCAGTTCTTCGGCCTGATGCTGCAGTTGCACCGCTTCCTCGCCATGGGCGAGTTCGGCAAGCAGATCACCGCCGCTTGTACCCTGATCCTGATCTTCTTCTGCCTGTCCGGTCTTTACATGCGCTGGCCGCGCAAGGCGACCAGCTGGCGTGCCTGGCTGACCCTCGACTGGTCGCGCAAGGGCCGCAGCTTCAATTGGGACCTGCACGCCGTGGCGGGTACCTGGTGCCTGGTGTTCTACCTCCTGGCTGCGCTGACCGGCCTGTTCTGGTCCTATGAGTGGTACCGAGACGGCCTGAACCGGCTGCTTTCCGATGCGCCGGCCGGCCAACAGGGCAAGCCCGGCGAGCGCCGTGGCCGTCCCGGCGCGGAGCCGCCGTCCGGCCCGCCGCTGGTGGTGGACTACGACGCCGTGTGGAACAGCATCCGCGAAACTGCCGGCCCGACCCTGAGCGCCTACAACCTGCGCCTGCCACTGGTGGGTGGCAAGCCAGCGCAGGTGTTCTACCTGCTGGAGGATGCCGACCATCCCCGCGCCCTGAACCAGATCGTCCTGGACCCGGCCAGCGGCAAGGTGACGCGCAGCGACCGTTACACCGACAAGAGCTTCAAGGCCCAGCTGCTCACCAGCATCTACGCGTTGCACGTGGGCGAGTACTTCGGCCTGCCGGGCCGCATCCTGGTGATGCTCGCAAGCCTGAGCATGCCGCTGTTCTTCGTCACCGGTTGGCTGCTCTATCTCGATCGCCGTCGCAAGAAGCGTGCGATCAAGGCGGCCCGTGACGGCCTGTCCGAACACGGTGGCAAGGATTCCTGGCTGATCGGCTTCGCCAGCCAGAGCGGCCTGGCCGAACAACTGGCCTGGCAGAGCGCCGGCCAGCTCCAGGCTGCCGGCCTGCCCGTGCGCGTCGAGCCCCTGGCGGCGCTGGATAGCGGCACCCTGGCAGAGGCGCGCAATGCGCTCTTCGTGGTCAGCACCTTTGGAGACGGCGAAGCACCGGACAACGCCCGTGGTTTCGAGCGCAAGGTGCTTGGCCAGGCGTCGCAACTCGCCGGGCTGCGCTTTGCCGTGCTGGCCCTGGGTGATCGCCAGTACGAACAGTTCTGTGGCTTCGGCCGGCGTTTGCAGGCCTGGCTCAAAGGGCAGGGCGCCAGCCAGCTGTTCGCCCCGGTCGAAGTGGACAATGGTGACAGCGGCGCCCTGCAACAGTGGCAGCAGCAGCTGGCCCAGGTTTCCGGCAGCGCCGCGCTAACGCCCTGGAGCGGTCCTGCCTTCGAAACCTGGACCCTGGACAGTCGCGAACACCTCAATCCGGGCAGCCAGGGTGAATCCACCTGGATGCTGCGTCTGCGTGCTCCGGCGAGTAGCCAGGTGGACTGGCAGGCCGGCGACCTGGTGGAAATCCTTCCGCGCCAGGCTGAACCCCGTATCCAGGCCTGGCTCGACCAGCACCATCTGGACGGCGACGCCCAAGTGGAGCTGGACGGTCAGCGCCAGTCGCTGCGCCAGGCCCTGGCCGGGCGCCTGCTGCCGAACTCCTTCGAGCACCTCGTTGGCCTGCATCCGCAAGCGTTGGTGCAGGCGCTGATCGGCCTCTCCGTGCGCCAGTACTCCATTGCCTCGCTGGCCAGCGACGGCGCGCTGGAGCTGATCGTGCGTCAGGAGCAGCATGCCGACGGCAGCCTGGGCATCGCCTCCGGCTGGCTGACCCACTACCTGCCCGAGGGCGCCGCCGTGCCGTTGCGCCTGCGTCGTAACAGCCGCTTCCACCTGGTCGATGAAGACGGTCCGCTGATCTTCATCGGCAACGGCACCGGGCTCGCCGGCTTGCGCAGCCTGCTCAAGGCCGCCATCGCTGAGGGCCGCAACCGCAACTGGCTGTTGTTCGGCGAGCGCAACCAGGCCCACGACTTCTACTGCCGCGAAGAGCTGCAGGGCTGGCTGGCCAAGGGTGAGCTGCAACGCCTGGACCTCGCTTTCTCCCGCGACCAGGCCGAGAAAGTCTACGTGCAGGACCGCCTGCGCGAAGCCGCCGACGAACTGCGTACGTGGTTGGATGACGGCGCGGTGATCTACGTCTGCGGCAGCTTGCAGGGCATGGCCGAAGGCGTCGATCAGGCCCTTCGCGACATCCTTGGCGCTGATGCGCTGCAGCAACTGGGTGATGAAGGTCGCTACCGCCGCGATGTCTACTGA
- a CDS encoding TonB-dependent receptor encodes MSNKNNLPQRAVLATAIGLVTASSAGLALAAEQGKALELGTVTVDGKTEKTYKVEQSSSAKYTAPLLDTPQTITVVPKEVIQEQQALSLRQVLSNVSGITFNAGEGGGGSGDSINIRGFSANNNIQIDGLRDSAQTSRTDTFNIEQVEVIKGPNSVFGGAGTTGGSINIISKQPMDRAFTRIGGGLGTDNYHRLTLDANQPLDGVGSNSAFRVNLMAHENDVPGRDEIDRERWGVAPSLRLGFNDTTRLTLSAFHQTDDNLPDYGVPALNGKKLAGVSREDYFGWKNLDKEEIEQNAFTANLEHDFNENLRLQNLTRYSRIDRDTVVSASHVNLEGRRNSAGALVSRLQPGRYLPAGPQAYGRDITTEMWINQTNLRASFDTAGLGHELVTGAEVSREDFDLRTYNHGLGTGAGAYPANGFDLYNPLGSWNGPVNKATTGFTENQLDNKALYVFDTIALNEQWDLNLGLRYDWFDAKSDTYSATHVKTGDFSSRDEELSSRAGLVYKPAENGRIYLAWGTSFNPSAEGVATNGGGLTAATQSLDPEKNETWELGTKWEFLDGSLMLDGALFRVEKTDAREQLADGSYILAGEQRVQGVELGATGKISDRWNVYANYTFLDSETTKSEVEPAREGQALGNTPPHSFNLWTTYELPEGWTLGYGARYISERNVTSASNAKLDAYWLHNAMVGYKVSENLDLQLNVNNLFDKDYVERVRQTIGTTAGSGTTVARSSAIEYGDARSAILSATYSF; translated from the coding sequence ATGAGCAACAAGAACAACCTGCCGCAACGTGCCGTCCTGGCCACTGCCATTGGACTGGTCACGGCGTCGTCCGCCGGCTTGGCTCTGGCTGCTGAACAGGGCAAAGCCCTCGAACTCGGTACCGTCACTGTCGACGGCAAGACCGAGAAAACCTACAAGGTCGAGCAATCCTCCTCCGCGAAGTACACCGCGCCTCTGCTGGACACCCCGCAGACCATTACCGTGGTCCCCAAGGAAGTCATCCAGGAGCAACAGGCACTGAGCCTGCGCCAGGTGCTGTCCAACGTATCCGGTATCACCTTCAACGCCGGTGAAGGCGGCGGTGGTTCCGGCGACAGCATCAACATTCGCGGCTTCTCCGCGAACAACAACATCCAGATCGACGGCCTGCGTGACAGCGCGCAGACCAGCCGTACCGACACCTTCAACATCGAGCAGGTCGAGGTCATCAAGGGCCCGAACTCGGTGTTCGGTGGCGCCGGCACCACCGGCGGCAGCATCAACATCATCAGCAAGCAGCCCATGGACCGCGCCTTCACCCGCATCGGCGGCGGCCTCGGTACCGACAACTATCACCGCCTGACCCTGGACGCTAACCAGCCGCTGGACGGCGTGGGCAGCAACAGCGCGTTCCGCGTGAACCTGATGGCCCATGAGAACGACGTTCCCGGCCGTGACGAGATCGACCGCGAGCGTTGGGGCGTCGCGCCTTCCCTGCGCCTGGGCTTCAACGACACCACCCGTCTGACCCTGAGCGCTTTCCACCAGACCGACGACAACCTGCCCGACTACGGTGTACCGGCCCTGAACGGCAAGAAGCTCGCTGGCGTCAGCCGCGAGGATTACTTCGGCTGGAAGAACCTGGACAAGGAAGAGATCGAGCAGAACGCCTTCACGGCGAACCTCGAGCACGACTTCAACGAGAACCTGCGCCTGCAGAACCTGACCCGCTACAGCCGCATCGATCGCGATACCGTGGTGTCGGCCTCGCATGTCAACCTCGAGGGACGGCGTAATAGCGCGGGTGCACTGGTATCTCGCCTGCAGCCGGGCAGATACCTGCCGGCTGGCCCACAGGCTTATGGCCGTGACATCACCACCGAGATGTGGATCAACCAGACCAACCTGCGCGCCAGCTTCGACACCGCCGGGCTGGGGCATGAGTTGGTGACCGGCGCCGAGGTATCTCGTGAGGACTTCGATCTCAGGACCTACAACCACGGCCTGGGAACCGGTGCGGGCGCCTACCCGGCCAACGGCTTCGACCTCTACAACCCGCTGGGCTCCTGGAACGGACCGGTCAACAAAGCCACCACCGGCTTCACCGAGAACCAGTTGGACAATAAGGCGCTGTACGTCTTCGATACCATCGCCCTGAACGAGCAGTGGGACTTGAATCTGGGTCTGCGCTACGACTGGTTTGATGCCAAGAGCGATACCTATTCGGCGACCCATGTGAAGACCGGCGACTTTTCCTCCCGTGATGAGGAGCTGAGCAGCCGCGCTGGCCTGGTCTACAAGCCGGCGGAGAACGGGCGCATCTACCTGGCCTGGGGCACCTCCTTCAACCCGTCCGCCGAAGGCGTGGCCACCAATGGTGGCGGCCTGACCGCTGCCACCCAGAGCCTGGACCCGGAGAAGAACGAAACCTGGGAGCTGGGCACCAAGTGGGAGTTCCTGGACGGCAGCCTGATGCTGGATGGTGCACTTTTCCGTGTGGAGAAAACCGACGCCCGCGAGCAACTGGCCGACGGCAGCTACATCCTGGCCGGCGAGCAGCGCGTGCAGGGCGTCGAGCTGGGTGCCACCGGCAAGATCAGCGACCGCTGGAATGTTTACGCCAACTACACCTTCCTCGACAGCGAGACCACCAAGTCCGAGGTGGAGCCGGCGCGTGAAGGTCAGGCGCTGGGCAACACGCCGCCGCATTCCTTCAACCTGTGGACGACTTACGAGCTGCCGGAGGGATGGACCCTGGGCTATGGCGCGCGTTACATCAGCGAGCGTAATGTGACCTCGGCCAGCAACGCCAAACTGGACGCCTACTGGCTGCACAACGCGATGGTCGGCTACAAGGTCAGCGAGAACCTGGACCTGCAACTGAACGTCAACAACCTGTTCGACAAGGACTACGTCGAGCGCGTGCGCCAGACCATCGGGACAACCGCGGGCTCTGGAACCACCGTGGCCCGCTCCTCGGCCATCGAATACGGCGACGCCCGTTCAGCGATCCTCTCCGCTACCTACTCGTTCTGA
- a CDS encoding peptide chain release factor 3 has product MTIQAAEVAKRRTFAIISHPDAGKTTITEKLLLMGKAIAVAGTVKSRKSDRHATSDWMEMEKQRGISITTSVMQFPYREHMINLLDTPGHEDFSEDTYRTLTAVDSALMVLDGGKGVEPRTIALMEVCRLRDTPIVSFINKLDRDIRDPIELLDEIEAVLKIKAAPITWPIGCYKDFKGVYHLAQDKIIVYIPGHGHERIETKVIDKLDSDEARAHLGDLYDNFVEELELVQGACHDFDKNAFLKGEMTPVFFGTALGNFGVDQVLDCIVDWAPKPLSRATHERSVEPTEEKFSGFVFKIQANMDPKHRDRIAFMRICSGKYEKGMKMRHVRLGKDVKIADALTFFSSEREQLEEAFAGDIIGLHNHGTIQIGDTFTEGEALGFTGIPHFAPELFRRVRLKDPLKSKQLRQGLQELAEEGATQVFFPERNNDIILGAVGVLQFDVVASRLKEEYKVECAYEAINVWSARWIECKDEKKLKEFKDKAFENLAVDGGGHLTYLAPTRVNLNLMEERWPDVKFRATREHH; this is encoded by the coding sequence ATGACCATCCAGGCCGCCGAAGTCGCGAAACGCCGCACCTTCGCCATCATTTCCCACCCCGACGCCGGTAAGACCACCATCACCGAAAAGCTGCTGCTGATGGGCAAGGCCATCGCCGTGGCCGGTACCGTGAAGTCGCGTAAATCCGACCGTCACGCCACCTCCGACTGGATGGAGATGGAAAAGCAGCGCGGCATTTCCATCACCACCTCGGTGATGCAGTTCCCCTACCGCGAGCACATGATCAACCTGCTCGACACCCCCGGCCACGAGGACTTCTCCGAAGACACCTACCGCACCCTGACCGCGGTGGACTCGGCGCTGATGGTCCTCGACGGCGGTAAGGGCGTAGAGCCGCGCACTATCGCCCTGATGGAAGTCTGCCGCCTGCGCGACACGCCCATCGTCAGCTTCATCAACAAACTCGACCGCGACATCCGCGACCCCATCGAGTTGCTGGATGAAATCGAGGCGGTGCTGAAGATCAAGGCCGCGCCCATCACCTGGCCGATCGGCTGCTACAAGGACTTCAAGGGCGTCTACCACCTGGCCCAAGACAAGATCATCGTCTACATCCCAGGCCACGGCCACGAGCGCATCGAAACCAAGGTCATCGACAAGCTCGACTCCGACGAAGCACGCGCCCACCTGGGCGACCTCTACGACAACTTCGTCGAAGAGCTGGAACTGGTGCAGGGCGCCTGCCACGACTTCGACAAGAACGCCTTCCTCAAGGGCGAAATGACCCCGGTGTTCTTCGGTACCGCGCTGGGCAACTTCGGTGTCGACCAGGTGCTCGACTGCATCGTCGACTGGGCGCCCAAGCCGCTGTCGCGCGCCACCCACGAGCGCAGCGTCGAACCGACCGAAGAGAAGTTCTCCGGCTTCGTGTTCAAGATCCAGGCGAACATGGACCCGAAACACCGCGACCGCATCGCCTTCATGCGCATCTGCTCGGGCAAGTACGAGAAAGGCATGAAGATGCGCCACGTGCGCCTGGGCAAGGACGTGAAGATCGCCGACGCCCTGACCTTCTTCTCCTCCGAGCGTGAGCAGCTGGAAGAAGCCTTCGCCGGCGACATCATCGGCCTGCACAACCACGGCACCATCCAGATCGGCGACACCTTCACCGAAGGCGAAGCCCTGGGCTTCACCGGCATCCCGCACTTCGCCCCGGAACTGTTCCGCCGCGTGCGCCTGAAGGACCCGCTGAAGTCCAAGCAGCTGCGCCAGGGCCTGCAGGAACTGGCCGAAGAAGGCGCCACCCAGGTGTTCTTCCCCGAGCGCAACAACGACATCATCCTCGGCGCCGTGGGCGTGCTGCAGTTCGATGTGGTCGCCAGCCGTCTGAAGGAGGAATACAAGGTCGAGTGCGCCTACGAGGCCATCAACGTCTGGTCGGCCCGCTGGATCGAGTGCAAGGACGAGAAGAAGCTCAAGGAGTTCAAGGACAAGGCCTTCGAGAACCTTGCCGTGGACGGCGGCGGCCACCTCACCTACCTGGCACCGACCCGCGTGAACCTCAACCTGATGGAAGAGCGCTGGCCGGACGTGAAATTCCGCGCCACCCGCGAGCACCACTGA